One part of the Alligator mississippiensis isolate rAllMis1 chromosome 3, rAllMis1, whole genome shotgun sequence genome encodes these proteins:
- the HSBP1L1 gene encoding heat shock factor-binding protein 1-like protein 1 — protein MAESDPQSARGLSRFAENLLQQLQDNFQALTEELSLRMDEMGKRISDLEEHVTDLMAHAGIENTNGDLMN, from the exons ATGGCAGAGAGCGACCCGCAGAGCGCCCGCGGCCTCTCGCGCTTC gcAGAGAACTTGCTACAGCAGCTGCAGGACAACTTTCAAGCTTTGACTGAGGAGTTATCCCTGAGAA TGGATGAAATGGGCAAGCgaatcagtgacctggaagagcATGTCACTGACCTAATGGCACACGCTGGGATAGAAAACACCAATGGAGACTTGATG AACTGA
- the TXNL4A gene encoding thioredoxin-like protein 4A isoform X1, translating to MSYMLPHLHNGWQVDQAILSEEDRVVVIRFGHDWDPTCMKMDEVLYSIAEKVKNFAVIYLVDITEVPDFNKMYELYDPCTVMFFFRNKHIMIDLGTGNNNKINWAMEDKQEMIDIIETVYRGARKGRGLVVSPKDYSTKYRY from the exons ATGTCGTACATGCTACCGCACTTGCACAATGGCTGGCAGGTGGACCAGGCCATCCTGTCGGAGGAGGACCGCGTGGTGGTCATCCGCTTCGGCCACGACTGGGATCCCACGTGCATGAAGATGGACGAGGTGTTGTACAGCATCGCCGAGAAG gtGAAAAACTTTGCTGTTATTTATCTTGTGGATATTACAGAAGTACCAGATTTCAACAAGATGTACGAGTTGTATGATCCCTGTACAGTCATGTTTTTCTTTAG GAACAAACACATCATGATTGATTTAGGAACAggtaacaacaacaaaattaatTGGGCAATGGAAGACAAGCAAGAAATGATTGACATTATAGAAACAGTTTATAGAGGAGCCCGTAAAGGTAGAGGTCTGGTGGTGTCACCAAAAGACTATTCTACCAAGTATAGGTACTGA
- the TXNL4A gene encoding thioredoxin-like protein 4A isoform X2: MYELYDPCTVMFFFRNKHIMIDLGTGNNNKINWAMEDKQEMIDIIETVYRGARKGRGLVVSPKDYSTKYRY, translated from the exons ATGTACGAGTTGTATGATCCCTGTACAGTCATGTTTTTCTTTAG GAACAAACACATCATGATTGATTTAGGAACAggtaacaacaacaaaattaatTGGGCAATGGAAGACAAGCAAGAAATGATTGACATTATAGAAACAGTTTATAGAGGAGCCCGTAAAGGTAGAGGTCTGGTGGTGTCACCAAAAGACTATTCTACCAAGTATAGGTACTGA